A DNA window from Luteolibacter luteus contains the following coding sequences:
- a CDS encoding DUF1549 and DUF1553 domain-containing protein, producing MRLPIVMLALVSCTFAEQKHWAYVSPVKSEVPVQAHPVDSLLAAAWAKAGLKPAPLAAPHQWLERAAFTLTGLPPSDEQLRRFEENPDDATWRALIDELLASPAYGERWARHWMDVARYADTRGYNFDQDNRYPFAYTYRDWLIKAFNEDLPYDRFVKLQIAADLMVDRPDHPDLAALGFLTVGIRNGPVETIDDRVDVVTRGFMSSTVACARCHDHKTDPITTKDYYSLYSILENTDEPEDKPVIGKPVDEGAFAAYQTEVARLEDIDRQARQAIVDHVRSKEALPNYLELAWRAKKDDWDRGKATAEGFNRGKLRANALMRWKDFLAERAWKEDGPPRLRQWVQEMDAAPDDAARKALCEALANEWISPGEGTELAGLAKDGGCPLSYDVNRISEFMNQEDGNQRRQRASAMSKVMAEHPGSPPRAMSLSDRKEWSQAVIFLRGNPANRGETFDRQWLSFLGGGKYEDGKSPRLSLAEKIADPANPLTARVIVNRLWAWHFGAPLVEPGDFGPQTPRPELLPLLDTLAVAFQEKGGSIKEMHRLLLTSNAFKLDSVGAKENDAKDQANTFFWKWNRRRLDFETMRDRVLANSGALDTRGTGGRSVNLDNAGSDPRRSLYAFVDRYDLPGTFVSFDLPHPDHHSPKRVETTVPQQALYFLNGPLVLRQAERLTQDADFKGLPDDRARVTYVYHKLFRRVPAEDEIRGALDWIASASPKDYAPRLGGYWEVRHGPDVGKPTEELSSFPIFADNVWKTGPDPATAPVRWLNAGAGGGHASARHAMVLRWVATGAGHVRMIGNIKRTQKGGDTLAWRIDGEGQILAEAKLGPESESRLEGAWIDVKPGDTMDFVLRAPDGDSCGGVAWNIHVEGRENEGSPVVEVGDFASQFPTSDKPASGIAPADPWSDLVQMLWASNEFHFID from the coding sequence ATGCGATTGCCGATCGTCATGCTGGCCTTGGTTTCCTGCACCTTTGCGGAGCAGAAACATTGGGCCTATGTCTCGCCCGTGAAATCGGAGGTCCCCGTGCAGGCCCATCCGGTGGATTCTCTACTCGCGGCTGCATGGGCGAAGGCCGGATTGAAGCCCGCCCCGCTGGCCGCTCCACACCAGTGGCTGGAACGCGCGGCCTTCACGCTCACCGGGCTGCCGCCATCCGATGAGCAGTTGCGTCGCTTCGAAGAGAATCCCGATGACGCCACTTGGCGCGCGTTGATCGACGAGCTGCTCGCAAGTCCGGCTTATGGCGAGCGTTGGGCGCGCCACTGGATGGACGTGGCCCGCTACGCCGACACCCGCGGCTACAATTTTGATCAAGATAACCGGTATCCCTTCGCCTACACCTATCGGGATTGGCTGATCAAAGCCTTCAACGAGGATCTTCCCTATGATCGCTTCGTGAAGCTTCAGATCGCGGCCGATCTGATGGTGGATCGCCCCGATCATCCCGATCTCGCGGCGCTCGGATTTCTCACCGTGGGAATCCGCAATGGCCCGGTGGAAACGATCGATGACCGCGTGGACGTCGTTACACGTGGGTTCATGTCGAGCACCGTGGCCTGTGCCCGTTGCCACGATCACAAGACGGATCCGATCACGACGAAGGACTACTACTCGCTGTACTCGATCCTTGAAAATACCGACGAGCCGGAAGACAAGCCGGTGATCGGCAAGCCGGTGGACGAAGGAGCCTTCGCCGCTTATCAAACGGAGGTCGCGAGGCTCGAGGACATTGATCGTCAGGCTCGCCAGGCGATCGTCGATCACGTCCGCTCGAAGGAAGCACTTCCAAATTATCTCGAACTCGCCTGGCGTGCCAAGAAGGACGACTGGGATCGCGGCAAGGCGACCGCCGAAGGCTTCAACCGCGGCAAGCTTCGGGCGAATGCCTTGATGCGTTGGAAAGACTTCCTGGCTGAGCGCGCCTGGAAAGAAGACGGCCCGCCGCGCCTCAGGCAGTGGGTGCAGGAAATGGACGCGGCGCCTGATGACGCCGCTCGCAAGGCGCTGTGCGAAGCGCTGGCCAATGAATGGATTTCCCCGGGGGAGGGGACTGAACTCGCCGGACTCGCGAAGGACGGGGGCTGCCCGCTGAGCTACGATGTGAATCGTATTTCCGAATTCATGAACCAGGAGGACGGCAATCAACGCCGCCAGCGTGCCAGCGCCATGAGCAAGGTGATGGCAGAGCATCCGGGTTCCCCGCCGCGTGCGATGAGTCTGAGTGATCGCAAGGAGTGGTCGCAGGCGGTGATCTTCCTGCGCGGCAATCCTGCGAATCGTGGCGAGACCTTCGATCGCCAGTGGCTTAGCTTCCTTGGCGGTGGCAAATATGAGGACGGCAAGAGCCCACGCCTCTCGCTCGCGGAGAAGATTGCCGATCCCGCAAATCCTCTTACTGCCCGCGTGATCGTGAATCGCCTCTGGGCATGGCACTTTGGTGCACCGCTGGTGGAACCAGGCGACTTCGGTCCGCAGACGCCGCGACCGGAGTTGTTGCCTTTACTCGACACCTTGGCCGTAGCATTCCAAGAGAAGGGCGGATCGATCAAGGAGATGCACCGGCTGCTCCTGACCTCGAATGCCTTCAAGCTCGATTCAGTGGGTGCGAAGGAAAACGACGCGAAGGATCAGGCAAATACCTTTTTCTGGAAATGGAATCGCCGCCGTCTCGACTTCGAGACCATGCGGGACCGCGTGCTTGCCAACAGCGGTGCGCTCGACACCCGTGGTACTGGCGGGCGTTCGGTGAATCTGGACAACGCAGGTTCGGATCCACGCCGCAGTCTCTACGCTTTCGTCGACCGTTACGATCTTCCCGGTACCTTCGTTTCCTTCGATCTTCCGCATCCGGATCATCACAGCCCGAAGCGCGTTGAAACCACGGTGCCGCAACAGGCCCTGTATTTCCTCAACGGCCCGCTCGTTCTCCGGCAGGCGGAACGTCTCACGCAGGATGCCGACTTCAAAGGCCTGCCCGATGATCGAGCACGGGTCACCTACGTTTATCACAAGCTTTTCCGCCGTGTTCCCGCAGAGGACGAGATCCGCGGTGCCTTGGATTGGATCGCTTCCGCAAGCCCGAAGGATTACGCCCCGCGTCTGGGTGGCTATTGGGAAGTCCGCCATGGTCCCGATGTCGGGAAGCCTACCGAAGAGCTCTCCAGCTTTCCGATCTTCGCGGACAATGTCTGGAAGACCGGGCCCGATCCGGCTACCGCCCCGGTCCGTTGGCTCAATGCCGGCGCTGGCGGCGGCCATGCTTCTGCGAGGCACGCGATGGTTCTCCGCTGGGTCGCCACCGGTGCAGGTCATGTCCGGATGATTGGTAATATCAAGCGTACCCAGAAAGGTGGCGATACCCTTGCGTGGCGCATTGATGGCGAAGGTCAGATCTTGGCTGAGGCCAAGCTGGGACCCGAATCGGAATCCCGCCTCGAAGGTGCTTGGATCGATGTCAAACCGGGAGATACCATGGATTTCGTACTTCGTGCCCCAGACGGAGATTCCTGCGGCGGGGTTGCTTGGAATATCCATGTCGAAGGTCGCGAGAACGAAGGTTCTCCGGTGGTGGAAGTGGGTGATTTCGCCAGCCAGTTCCCCACATCGGACAAGCCGGCCTCTGGCATTGCTCCGGCAGACCCTTGGTCCGATCTGGTCCAGATGCTTTGGGCCTCCAACGAATTTCACTTCATTGATTGA
- a CDS encoding sigma-70 family RNA polymerase sigma factor, which translates to MDPARHPGENDVSEDFVRELTDHQTAMLAFIRALMPGSSAARDLLQEVNIILWQKRATFEAGTSFKAWSFQVIRYHLMNHRRRLASKGWLVFDDELVERISPVLEADPEELETRHQALHHCLAKLRPKDRELLQHRYASGAPLEEYAKLIQRSPGTLKATLFNLRGALRKCIERRFQDQGTSPT; encoded by the coding sequence ATGGATCCCGCCCGCCACCCAGGGGAAAACGACGTCTCCGAAGACTTCGTCCGCGAGTTGACTGATCACCAGACGGCCATGCTCGCCTTCATCCGTGCTCTCATGCCCGGTTCGTCGGCCGCCCGCGACCTGCTTCAGGAGGTGAATATCATCCTCTGGCAGAAGCGAGCGACCTTCGAAGCAGGCACCAGCTTCAAAGCTTGGTCGTTTCAAGTGATCCGCTACCACCTCATGAACCACCGCCGCCGCCTCGCCTCAAAAGGCTGGCTGGTGTTCGATGACGAATTGGTGGAGCGCATCTCTCCCGTGCTTGAGGCGGATCCCGAGGAGCTCGAAACCCGACATCAGGCCCTCCATCACTGCCTCGCCAAGCTGCGCCCGAAGGACCGTGAGCTCCTCCAGCACCGCTACGCCAGCGGCGCTCCCTTGGAAGAGTATGCCAAGCTCATCCAGCGGAGTCCGGGCACGCTCAAAGCCACCCTCTTCAATCTCCGCGGCGCCTTGCGCAAATGCATCGAGCGCCGCTTCCAGGATCAAGGCACCTCCCCCACATGA
- a CDS encoding NADH-quinone oxidoreductase subunit A, which yields MLPASAYHPGRMSSQFLPVFVQILVAIGFAAVSLTLSVLLGKSARRNATKDSAYECGMLPIGDGAPRFSVKFYLVAMLFVIFDIEVVFMYPWAVQFRDLVAGGNAVPLVSMAGFAGVLAFAYVYALKKGALSWKN from the coding sequence ATGCTGCCAGCCTCCGCCTATCACCCGGGCCGGATGTCGTCCCAATTCCTTCCCGTCTTCGTTCAGATCCTCGTGGCCATCGGCTTCGCGGCGGTGAGCCTCACCTTGAGCGTGCTGCTCGGGAAGTCCGCTCGTCGGAATGCGACGAAGGATAGCGCGTATGAGTGCGGTATGTTGCCGATCGGTGATGGTGCGCCGCGCTTCTCGGTAAAGTTCTATTTGGTGGCGATGCTCTTCGTGATCTTCGACATCGAGGTGGTATTCATGTATCCGTGGGCAGTGCAGTTCCGCGATCTCGTGGCTGGCGGAAACGCAGTGCCGCTTGTCTCGATGGCAGGCTTCGCCGGCGTGCTGGCCTTCGCTTACGTCTATGCCCTGAAGAAGGGCGCGCTGAGCTGGAAGAACTGA
- a CDS encoding TatD family hydrolase, producing the protein MKYIEPHAHMVSRTTDDYEKLALAGCVALCEPSFWAGFDRSSPAGFYDYYRQLTEYEPKRAAKYGIPHFCWLCINPKEAEDAGFAREVMSIIPEFLDKPTVLGIGEIGLNKNTKSELAIFEEHVQLALDRDLPILIHTPHLEDKLKGTRLILDALGSFSKLDRGKVIIDHVEEHTVNLVLEQGYWAGMTLYPESKCTPNRAIDMLETTDSDRLWLNSACDWGVSDPMAVVKCGFEMKRRKHTPEQIEKVLYENPLRFLSQSKNFKI; encoded by the coding sequence ATGAAATACATCGAGCCCCATGCCCACATGGTCAGCCGCACCACGGACGACTATGAAAAGCTCGCCTTGGCCGGTTGTGTCGCACTGTGTGAACCCTCCTTCTGGGCGGGATTCGACCGTTCGTCGCCGGCGGGTTTCTACGATTACTACCGCCAGCTCACGGAGTACGAGCCGAAGCGCGCCGCGAAGTATGGCATCCCCCATTTCTGTTGGCTGTGCATTAACCCGAAGGAGGCGGAAGACGCCGGCTTCGCGCGGGAAGTGATGTCGATCATCCCGGAATTCCTCGACAAGCCGACGGTACTGGGGATCGGGGAAATCGGCCTGAACAAGAACACGAAGAGCGAGCTGGCAATCTTCGAGGAGCACGTACAACTGGCGCTCGACCGCGACCTGCCGATCCTGATCCACACGCCGCACCTGGAAGACAAGCTGAAGGGAACCCGGCTAATCCTGGATGCCCTCGGCTCATTCTCCAAGCTGGACCGCGGGAAAGTGATCATCGACCACGTGGAGGAACATACGGTGAACCTCGTACTTGAGCAGGGCTACTGGGCAGGCATGACGCTCTACCCTGAAAGCAAGTGCACGCCGAACCGGGCGATCGACATGCTGGAGACCACCGACAGCGACCGGCTCTGGCTGAACTCGGCCTGCGACTGGGGCGTCTCCGATCCGATGGCGGTGGTGAAGTGCGGCTTCGAGATGAAACGGCGCAAGCACACACCGGAGCAGATCGAAAAGGTACTCTACGAAAATCCGCTCCGTTTCCTGAGCCAGTCGAAGAACTTCAAAATCTGA
- a CDS encoding hemolysin family protein: MTSALFEIALIFVLLLCNGLFAMTEIAIVSSRRAVLQARAESGSKGAARALRLADSPNRFLSTVQIGITLVGIFAGAFGGASLSARLSPVLEPFLGNAAQEVSFTIVIGALTYLSLVIGELVPKRLAMQYPEGIASMMSGPMSGLSRIASPFVTLLSWSTSSLLKLCGVQESEESKLSREELTVLIREGMVAGGVERSESRMMEGVLGFDKLEAYDIMIPRPKMVWIERDERHADVWPRIVKSTQGFFPVYHGQRDNLVGVVSVKDCYAQLAAGIEVRFQNLMQPPLLIPEVQKASLLLEDFRRTGHHAAFVVDEFGGVIGMVTLIDLMEAIVGDVPSKEERLSMPIKQRKDGSWLIDGLFEIEKLETFLKGFEKPEGAGDEYQTLAGWFSQRLSRVPTEGDIIEASDWRFEIVDMDGIRVDKVLAMRVPKV, from the coding sequence TCTGCAACGGCCTCTTCGCGATGACCGAAATCGCGATCGTTTCGTCGCGTCGCGCCGTCCTCCAAGCCCGGGCCGAAAGCGGCAGCAAGGGGGCGGCTCGCGCGCTTCGCCTAGCCGATTCGCCGAACCGCTTCCTCTCCACGGTCCAGATCGGGATCACGCTCGTCGGAATCTTCGCCGGTGCCTTCGGGGGTGCCAGCCTCTCCGCGCGTTTGAGCCCGGTGCTGGAGCCCTTCCTTGGAAACGCGGCTCAGGAAGTGTCCTTCACCATCGTCATTGGCGCACTCACCTACCTCTCCCTGGTGATTGGTGAGCTGGTGCCGAAGCGGCTCGCCATGCAGTATCCGGAAGGGATCGCGAGCATGATGTCGGGCCCCATGTCCGGTCTCTCGCGCATCGCCTCGCCCTTCGTTACTCTCCTCTCTTGGTCCACCAGCAGCCTGTTGAAGCTCTGCGGGGTCCAAGAAAGCGAAGAATCAAAGCTCTCCCGCGAGGAACTCACCGTGCTGATCCGTGAAGGAATGGTCGCTGGCGGGGTGGAGCGCTCGGAGTCGCGAATGATGGAAGGCGTCCTGGGCTTCGACAAACTCGAAGCTTACGACATCATGATCCCTCGCCCGAAAATGGTCTGGATCGAGCGGGATGAAAGGCATGCCGATGTCTGGCCGCGCATCGTAAAGAGCACCCAGGGTTTCTTTCCTGTTTATCACGGCCAGCGGGATAATCTGGTGGGCGTGGTTTCCGTGAAGGATTGCTATGCCCAGCTTGCCGCGGGGATCGAGGTCCGTTTCCAGAATCTCATGCAGCCGCCCCTGCTGATCCCTGAGGTCCAGAAGGCCAGCCTGCTCTTGGAGGATTTCCGGCGCACCGGCCATCACGCGGCCTTCGTCGTTGATGAATTCGGCGGCGTCATTGGCATGGTCACCCTCATCGACCTGATGGAAGCAATCGTTGGCGATGTTCCTTCGAAAGAAGAGCGCCTCTCGATGCCGATCAAGCAGCGCAAGGACGGTTCATGGCTGATTGATGGCCTCTTCGAAATCGAGAAGCTCGAGACCTTCCTGAAGGGCTTTGAGAAACCCGAAGGCGCGGGCGACGAATATCAAACGCTCGCTGGCTGGTTCTCCCAACGGCTTTCCCGCGTGCCGACCGAGGGCGACATCATTGAGGCCAGCGACTGGCGTTTCGAGATCGTGGACATGGACGGCATCCGCGTGGACAAGGTCCTCGCGATGCGCGTGCCAAAAGTCTGA
- a CDS encoding DUF1501 domain-containing protein produces the protein MSHHALTPNDVVLDRRDFLQRCGMGFGAMALGGLMTGTASAMGSSSGIVQPHFAPKAKRVVHLFMNGGPSQVDTFDRKPKLQEFHGKTMPLEGLKTERPTGAALRTPFEFQRYGECGLEVSELFHHTAQHADDLCVIRSMTADVPNHEPSLMLMNCGDGRLPRPSMGSWISYGLGSENENLPAYVSLCPGGMPIKRAENWRSSFLPGNFQGTYLDSSIEQVGKMIQNLRNPSARDSRQARQLDFLRGLNERHLASHDHDPQLEARIRSFELAYRMQSEATDAFDVTKEPQHVRDMYGPGAFARQCLMARRLLERGVRFIQLWHGNGQPWDSHDDIEDHRRLAKECDQGIGAFLADLKMRGLLDETLVLWGGEFGRTPAVELPQAGSNAGKMKGRDHNHFGFTVWMAGGGVKGGHVHGATDDFGFKSVEKPVHVHDLHATMLHLLGFDHEKLTYRYSGRDFRLTDVHGHVVQDLIA, from the coding sequence ATGTCCCACCACGCGCTCACTCCGAATGACGTCGTGCTCGACCGGCGCGATTTCCTGCAGCGTTGCGGCATGGGCTTCGGTGCCATGGCGCTTGGCGGGCTGATGACCGGCACAGCTTCTGCCATGGGCAGCAGCTCCGGGATCGTCCAGCCGCACTTCGCGCCGAAGGCGAAGCGTGTGGTGCATCTCTTCATGAATGGCGGGCCATCGCAGGTGGACACCTTCGATCGCAAGCCGAAGCTCCAGGAGTTCCATGGCAAGACCATGCCGCTCGAAGGACTGAAGACTGAACGCCCGACCGGTGCCGCGCTTCGCACACCCTTCGAGTTCCAGCGCTATGGTGAATGCGGCCTCGAGGTCAGCGAGCTTTTCCATCACACCGCACAGCATGCCGATGATCTTTGCGTGATCCGCTCTATGACCGCGGACGTGCCGAACCATGAGCCATCGCTAATGCTCATGAATTGCGGCGATGGCCGTTTGCCGCGTCCTTCCATGGGTTCTTGGATCAGCTACGGTCTCGGCAGCGAGAACGAGAACCTCCCCGCCTATGTCTCGCTCTGTCCCGGCGGCATGCCGATCAAGCGTGCGGAGAACTGGCGCTCTTCCTTCCTCCCCGGAAACTTCCAAGGCACCTACCTCGACAGCTCGATCGAGCAGGTCGGCAAGATGATCCAAAACCTGCGGAATCCTTCGGCACGCGACTCCCGCCAAGCCCGCCAGCTCGACTTTCTGCGTGGTCTCAACGAGCGCCACTTGGCTTCCCACGATCACGATCCACAGCTCGAGGCCCGCATCCGTAGCTTCGAACTCGCCTACCGCATGCAAAGCGAGGCGACCGACGCCTTCGATGTCACGAAGGAGCCGCAGCATGTCCGCGACATGTACGGCCCGGGTGCCTTCGCGCGTCAATGCCTCATGGCCCGCCGCTTGCTCGAACGCGGTGTCCGCTTCATCCAGCTCTGGCATGGCAATGGCCAGCCATGGGATAGCCACGATGACATCGAGGATCACCGTCGCCTTGCGAAGGAATGTGATCAAGGCATCGGTGCCTTCCTTGCTGATCTCAAGATGCGTGGTCTGCTCGATGAAACGCTGGTCCTCTGGGGCGGGGAGTTCGGTCGCACCCCGGCGGTTGAGCTTCCCCAAGCTGGCTCCAATGCTGGCAAGATGAAGGGTCGCGACCACAACCACTTCGGCTTTACCGTGTGGATGGCTGGTGGCGGCGTGAAAGGCGGCCACGTCCACGGTGCGACAGATGACTTCGGTTTCAAGTCCGTCGAGAAGCCGGTGCACGTGCACGACCTGCACGCCACCATGCTTCACCTCCTCGGCTTCGATCACGAGAAGCTCACCTACCGTTACTCCGGTCGTGACTTCCGGCTTACCGACGTCCATGGACATGTCGTGCAGGATCTCATTGCGTGA